A window of Pseudomonas putida genomic DNA:
CCCCCCAGTCAAGCCCGGCTATTTCCTACACCCGGGACATTCAACCGATCTTCACCGAGAAATGCGTGGCTTGCCACGCCTGCAACGACGCCGCCTGCCAACTGAAGCTGGAAAGCCCTGAAGGCGCGGTGCGCGGGGCCACCAAGGTTCCGGTGTACCAGGGCGAGCGCAGCAAGGCAGTGCCCACCACGCGGCTGTTCTACGACGCCCACAGCGAGGGCGAGTGGCGCAAGAAGGGCTTCTACTCGGTGCTCGATAGCCAGGGCAGCCAGGCCGCGCTGATGGCGCGCATGCTCGAGCTGGGGCACAAGACCCCGCTCACGCCCAACGCCAAGCTGCCCGAGGAAATCGTCCTGGGCCTGAACCGCAACAACATGTGCCCGCTGCCGCATGAGTTCGATGCCTATGCCGGCGCCCACCCCAGGGAAGGCATGCCACTGGCGGTTACCGGGCTGACCGACAAGGAATACGACACCATGCGCCGCTGGCTGGCCGCCGGTGCGCCGGTCGAGTACCAGCCGATCAAGCCGAGCGCGGCTGAAGCCAAGCAGATCGCCGACTGGGAAGAGCTGCTCAACCGCCCGGGTTCCACCGAAGCGCTGGTCGGCCGCTGGCTGTACGAGCACCTGTTCCTGGCGCACATCTACTTCGTCGGTGGCGAGCAGGGCCACTTCTTCCAGTGGGTACGTTCGCGCACGCCGAGCGGCCAGCCGGTCGACCTGATCGCCACGCGCCGCCCCAATGACCCGCCGGGCACCGACTTCTACTACCGGTTGATTCCGGTGCAGGGCGTGATCGTGCACAAGACGCACATCACCTACCCGATGGGGCCGCAGAAGCTCAAGCGGGTCAAGCAGCTGTTCTACGCCGGTGACTGGCATGCCACTGCGCTGCCAGGCTATGGCCCGCGCCACCGGGCCAACCCGTTCGAAACCTTCGAAGCGATCCCGGCAGTGGCGCGCTACCAGTTCATGCTGGATAACGCCGAGTACTTCGTGCGCACCTTCATCCGTGGCCCGGTATGCCGTGGGCAGATCGCCACCGACGTGATCCGCGACAACTTCTGGGCATTGTTCCAGGAACCGGCCCATGACCGCTACATCACCGATGCCGAGTACCGTGGCAAGGCCACGCCGTTGCTGGCCATGCCTGGGCAGATCGATGACGTGGGCAGCGTGCTGAGCCTGTGGCACGCCTACCGTGACAAGCGCAACGAGTACGAAAAACTGCGCCGCGAAGCCTATGCCGACATGCCGGCGCCGGGCTGGGCGACGCTGTGGGCCGGCAACGACAACGCGTTGCTGAGCATTTTCCGCCACTTCGACAGCGCCTCGGTCACCAAGGGCCTGATCGGTGACGTGCCGCTGACCGTGTGGCTGTTCGACTACCCGTTGTTCGAGCGCACCTATTACCAGCTTGCAGTCAACTTCGATGTGTTCGGCAACGTCTCGCACCAGTTGCAGACGCGCCTGTACTTCGACCTTATCCGCAACGGCGCCGAGATCAATTTCCTGCGCCTGATGCCGGCCGACCAGCGCCAGGCGATTCTCGGCGACTGGTACCAGAACAGCGGCAAGGTGAAGATGTGGATGGATTATGAAGACATCGACACCGATACCCCGAGCGGTATCCAGCTCGACGCTCGCGACCCGAAGCGTGACTTTGGCCTGAAGCTGTTGCAGCGCACCGGCAGCCTGAATGCCGCGCCTGACCCGATCAACCGCTGCCAGGGCGCATTCTGCTCACGGCCGCAGGAGAGCGAAGAGTTCCGCAATGCCGAGCAGTCGCTCAGCCGCCTGGTGTCGCGCCCGGCTGCCGGGTTGAAGGTGATCAACCAGCTGCCCGAGGCGACCATGCTGCGCATCGAAGGGCAGGGTGGCCAGCGCCAGGTATACAGCCTGCTGCGCAACCGTGCGCACAGCAACGTGGCGTTTCTGCTGGGCGAGGCTTACCGCTACCAGCCGGGGCTGGATACCCTGACCCTGTATCCGGGCGTGCTCAGTAGCTACCCCAACTTCATCTTCAACATCCCGGCCAAGGATGTGCCGGAGTTCGTCGAGGACATGGAGTATGCGAAAGATGACCCGGCCAGGTTCGAGCGCATTGTCATGCGCTGGGGTGTGCGCCGCAGTCATCCAGAGTTCTGGCGCTACTTCCATGACCTGAACAGTTACATCAAGGAGACCGAGCCGGTCGAGGCGGGCGTGCTGGACATGAACCGCTACGAGAACCTCTGATCGGTCGGGCTGACCTTTCCGATTACCCTGCGGTCGGAATGGGTGGGTGGTCCGGGAGCTGCTGTGCAGCCCCATTCGCGGGCTTGCCCGCTCCCACAGGAATTGCAGTGCTTTCGGGCATGGGGCATGAGCCCTGTGGGAGCGGGCAAGCCCGCGAACGAGCGCGGTGCGCTCGCCGGGCCTCAATGCACCGGCAATTGCAGGGTACTCCATGCTGTATTCGCTTCAGGCACTGCGGGCGTTCGCCGCCTGGGTGGTGGTCTGCCACCATTTCATGCAGATCTTCTTCGACTTCCAAGCCTCCGGTCCCATCGGCCAATTGTTCACCGACCGCGGCGCCGCAGGCGTCGACATATTCTTCGTCATAAGCGGGCTGGTCATTTACCTGTCGACTTGCGACAAGGTCATCGAGCCCCGCCAGTTTTTGCTCAACCGGGCGTTGCGAATCGTCCCGGCCTACTGGTTCTATACGGCACTGATGGCAACCCTGCTGCTGGCCTGCAGCCAATGGATGCCGCACCAGGCATTCACATGGCATCACCTGCTGCTTTCACTGCTGTTCATCCCGGCGGAAAACCCCGGTGGCTATGGCTTGTACCCGACACTGAACGTAGGCTGGACGCTTAACTTCGAGATGTTCTTCTACCTGCTGTTCGGCGCTGCTTTCCTGGTGCGCCAACGTCATCACCAGCTGCTGGTCACCGCCGCGCTGCTGCTGGCGAGCGAGATACTGGGCCGGTTGGGCGTGTTCAGCCGCTTCTACAATAACGACATCATCTACGAGTTCCTGCTCGGCATCGGCTTGGGCGTGCTGCACCATCGCGGGCTGATCCACCAGGGCCGCTGGCTGCCATTGGCGTTGCTGGCGGTGGCAGGCCTTGCCATCTATCACCTGGACGCTTCCCGGCGCTTGCTGCACTGGGGCGTGCCGAGCGCAATGATCGTGCTGGCCTTCGTCGCCCTGGAACCGGTGTTTCGCGGCAACCGGTTGCTCAAGGCGCTGGGCGACTGTTCGTATTCGGTGTACCTGGTCCATGTGCTGGTGCTGTACACCGGCTGGTTCGCCAGCCAGCGCCTGCAATTGAACCCGTACCTGGTGTTCGCCCTGTGCGTGCCGTCCATTGGACTAATGTCGTGGTTCAGCTACCAGTGGCTGGAGCGCGGCCTGTACCGGCGCATGCAGGCCTGGCTAGCGGCGCCAAGAGGGCGGGCCCCTGAATATGCGCTTTCCCGAGTCAAATACTAGGACTTTGTTCGAAGGCCGGGTTGGCGTACACTTGGCCGCAAGTCTGTGAGGAACCTACATGAGCGCTATAACCATTACCGACGCCGCCCATGACTACCTGGCCGATCTGCTCTCCAAGCAGAATACGCCTGGCATCGGCATTCGCATTTTCATCACCCAACCGGGCACCCAGTACGCCGAAACCTGCATCGCCTACTGCAAGCCGGGCGAAGAGAAGCCTGACGACACCGCCGTGGGGCTGAAGAGCTTCACCGCTTACCTGGACGCAGTCAGCGTGCCGTTCCTGGAAGATGCACTGGTCGATTATGCCACCGACCGCATGGGTGGCCAGCTGACCATCAAGGCGCCGAATGCCAAGGTGCCGATGGTCAACGAAGACAGCCCGATCAACGAGCGCATCAACTACTACCTGCAGACCGAGATCAACCCCG
This region includes:
- the nfuA gene encoding Fe-S biogenesis protein NfuA codes for the protein MSAITITDAAHDYLADLLSKQNTPGIGIRIFITQPGTQYAETCIAYCKPGEEKPDDTAVGLKSFTAYLDAVSVPFLEDALVDYATDRMGGQLTIKAPNAKVPMVNEDSPINERINYYLQTEINPGLASHGGQVSLVDVVDDGIAVLQFGGGCQGCGQADVTLKEGIERTLLERIPELKGVRDVTDHSQKENAYY
- a CDS encoding acyltransferase, whose amino-acid sequence is MLYSLQALRAFAAWVVVCHHFMQIFFDFQASGPIGQLFTDRGAAGVDIFFVISGLVIYLSTCDKVIEPRQFLLNRALRIVPAYWFYTALMATLLLACSQWMPHQAFTWHHLLLSLLFIPAENPGGYGLYPTLNVGWTLNFEMFFYLLFGAAFLVRQRHHQLLVTAALLLASEILGRLGVFSRFYNNDIIYEFLLGIGLGVLHHRGLIHQGRWLPLALLAVAGLAIYHLDASRRLLHWGVPSAMIVLAFVALEPVFRGNRLLKALGDCSYSVYLVHVLVLYTGWFASQRLQLNPYLVFALCVPSIGLMSWFSYQWLERGLYRRMQAWLAAPRGRAPEYALSRVKY
- a CDS encoding fatty acid cis/trans isomerase, giving the protein MVHRILAGVFALLLSSVAFGQAPQSSPAISYTRDIQPIFTEKCVACHACNDAACQLKLESPEGAVRGATKVPVYQGERSKAVPTTRLFYDAHSEGEWRKKGFYSVLDSQGSQAALMARMLELGHKTPLTPNAKLPEEIVLGLNRNNMCPLPHEFDAYAGAHPREGMPLAVTGLTDKEYDTMRRWLAAGAPVEYQPIKPSAAEAKQIADWEELLNRPGSTEALVGRWLYEHLFLAHIYFVGGEQGHFFQWVRSRTPSGQPVDLIATRRPNDPPGTDFYYRLIPVQGVIVHKTHITYPMGPQKLKRVKQLFYAGDWHATALPGYGPRHRANPFETFEAIPAVARYQFMLDNAEYFVRTFIRGPVCRGQIATDVIRDNFWALFQEPAHDRYITDAEYRGKATPLLAMPGQIDDVGSVLSLWHAYRDKRNEYEKLRREAYADMPAPGWATLWAGNDNALLSIFRHFDSASVTKGLIGDVPLTVWLFDYPLFERTYYQLAVNFDVFGNVSHQLQTRLYFDLIRNGAEINFLRLMPADQRQAILGDWYQNSGKVKMWMDYEDIDTDTPSGIQLDARDPKRDFGLKLLQRTGSLNAAPDPINRCQGAFCSRPQESEEFRNAEQSLSRLVSRPAAGLKVINQLPEATMLRIEGQGGQRQVYSLLRNRAHSNVAFLLGEAYRYQPGLDTLTLYPGVLSSYPNFIFNIPAKDVPEFVEDMEYAKDDPARFERIVMRWGVRRSHPEFWRYFHDLNSYIKETEPVEAGVLDMNRYENL